The following are encoded in a window of Candidatus Eisenbacteria bacterium genomic DNA:
- a CDS encoding DUF2304 domain-containing protein, whose product MTLSARLLIIGVGLIFLLVVLGMVRRRSLGLEYSILWLLLTGLAVLAGLVQKQADAISRWIGIDYPPAFFLLLCVVVLLAIVLHLTVRLARLTEAFRALAQEIALLRAGGEASDRAPRGERDGKEH is encoded by the coding sequence GTGACCCTCAGCGCGCGCCTGCTGATCATCGGAGTGGGCTTGATCTTCTTGCTGGTCGTTCTCGGGATGGTCCGCCGGAGATCCCTGGGCCTGGAATACTCGATCCTCTGGCTTCTCCTCACGGGGCTCGCGGTCTTGGCCGGCCTCGTCCAGAAGCAAGCCGACGCGATCAGCCGATGGATCGGCATCGACTATCCGCCGGCCTTCTTCTTGCTTCTCTGCGTCGTGGTTCTGCTTGCGATCGTGCTTCATCTCACTGTCCGGCTGGCGCGCCTGACAGAGGCCTTCCGCGCGCTCGCGCAGGAGATCGCGCTCCTCAGGGCGGGGGGTGAGGCGTCGGACCGGGCGCCGCGTGGAGAGCGGGACGGGAAGGAGCATTGA